Proteins from a genomic interval of Symmachiella macrocystis:
- the ilvD gene encoding dihydroxy-acid dehydratase translates to MTDTTTSANLNKYSSRITQPKSQGASQAMLYGTGMTEDDMNKPQVGISSMWYEGNTCNMHLLDLAAKVKEGVTAAGLVGMRFNTIGVSDGISMGTSGMSYSLQSRDLIADSIETVTEAQWYDANISLPGCDKNMPGCLMAMGRLNRPSLMVYGGTIKPGKAGGCKLDIVSAFQSYGEYLGGSIDEEQRREIVRNSCPGAGACGGMYTANTMASAIEAMGMSLPYSSSTPAVDPKKLEECFEAGEAIRLCLERDIKPRDIMTREAFENAMVVIMTLGGSTNAVLHLIAIARSVDVPLTIDDFQAVSDRVPYLADLKPSGKYVEEDLHDIGGTPAVMKYLLAEGLIQGDLLTVTGKTIAENLEDLPGFNDGQDLYRPLSNPIQATGHLQILKGNLAPEGAVAKITGKEGQRFQGPAKVYDSEEDMLTALEQKGIEKGDVVVIRYEGPQGGPGMPEMLTPTSAIVGAGLGQHVALMTDGRFSGGSHGFIVGHVTPEAQVGGPIGLIQTGDVITIDAEKNEISVDVSDDEMASRKAAWVAPPFKAKRGTLYKYIKNVKSASEGCVTDE, encoded by the coding sequence ATGACAGACACGACAACCTCCGCCAATTTAAACAAATACAGCTCGCGCATCACGCAACCCAAGTCGCAAGGCGCCTCGCAAGCGATGCTGTATGGCACGGGCATGACCGAAGACGACATGAATAAGCCGCAGGTTGGAATTTCCAGCATGTGGTATGAGGGCAACACCTGCAATATGCACCTGTTGGACCTCGCCGCTAAGGTCAAGGAGGGGGTCACAGCTGCCGGCTTGGTGGGAATGCGGTTCAATACGATCGGCGTCAGCGACGGCATCTCGATGGGAACCTCGGGGATGAGTTACTCGCTGCAGTCGCGGGACTTGATTGCCGATTCCATCGAAACGGTCACCGAAGCCCAATGGTACGATGCCAACATTTCGCTGCCCGGTTGCGACAAAAACATGCCCGGTTGCTTGATGGCGATGGGCCGCCTGAACCGGCCGTCGTTGATGGTGTACGGCGGTACGATCAAGCCGGGAAAAGCCGGCGGTTGCAAATTAGATATTGTCTCGGCGTTTCAAAGTTACGGCGAATATCTGGGCGGCTCGATTGACGAGGAACAGCGTCGCGAAATTGTACGCAACTCCTGTCCCGGTGCCGGCGCCTGCGGCGGCATGTATACGGCAAATACGATGGCGTCGGCCATTGAAGCGATGGGGATGTCCTTGCCGTACAGCTCGTCGACTCCGGCCGTTGACCCGAAAAAACTTGAGGAATGCTTCGAAGCCGGCGAGGCGATTCGGCTGTGTTTGGAGCGGGATATCAAACCCCGCGATATCATGACCCGCGAAGCCTTTGAAAACGCGATGGTCGTGATTATGACGTTGGGGGGCTCAACGAATGCGGTGCTGCACTTAATTGCCATCGCCCGATCGGTCGATGTGCCTTTGACCATCGACGATTTCCAAGCCGTCAGCGATCGCGTCCCCTATCTGGCCGATTTGAAACCCAGCGGGAAGTATGTCGAAGAGGACCTGCACGATATTGGCGGGACGCCGGCGGTGATGAAGTATCTGTTGGCCGAAGGATTGATCCAGGGCGATTTGCTAACCGTCACCGGGAAAACGATTGCCGAAAACCTGGAGGACTTGCCCGGATTCAATGACGGACAAGATTTGTACCGCCCGTTGAGCAATCCGATTCAAGCGACGGGTCACTTGCAGATCCTCAAAGGGAATTTGGCCCCCGAAGGTGCGGTCGCCAAGATCACCGGCAAAGAGGGGCAACGTTTCCAAGGACCGGCCAAGGTGTACGATTCCGAAGAAGACATGCTGACGGCGCTGGAGCAAAAGGGTATCGAAAAAGGAGACGTCGTCGTCATCCGTTACGAAGGCCCGCAAGGGGGACCCGGCATGCCGGAGATGCTCACACCGACATCGGCAATCGTCGGAGCCGGTCTGGGACAGCACGTGGCCTTGATGACTGACGGCCGTTTTTCAGGTGGGTCGCACGGATTTATTGTGGGGCACGTCACCCCCGAGGCGCAAGTGGGCGGACCGATCGGTCTGATTCAAACCGGCGACGTGATTACGATCGATGCTGAGAAAAACGAAATCAGCGTCGACGTCAGTGATGACGAAATGGCTTCGCGGAAAGCAGCTTGGGTCGCCCCGCCGTTCAAAGCAAAACGGGGGACGTTGTACAAGTACATCAAAAACGTCAAGTCCGCATCCGAGGGCTGCGTGACGGACGAGTGA
- a CDS encoding carbonic anhydrase family protein, whose product MIRILPGTILGCCVLSFMVCGCGPGETPVAQTDGDSTEVASDVQPRVERVLTQAEQDQLTPDQVLETLRDGNQRFTSGTLTSRDHSKQVRDAALGQFPKAVILSCVDSRIPVEDVFDRGIGDIFVARVAGNFENTDILGSMEFACKVSGAKLVFVLGHESCGAVRGAIDGVELGNITEMLANIRPAVDHFTDYEGDKTSSNKEFVQMVAKQNVRETVENIRTYSPILKQMEADGEIKIVGGIYAMETGEVEILQD is encoded by the coding sequence ATGATCAGAATTCTCCCCGGCACGATTTTGGGTTGCTGTGTGTTGTCCTTCATGGTGTGCGGTTGTGGGCCGGGCGAAACGCCGGTTGCTCAAACGGATGGTGATTCGACGGAAGTCGCCAGCGACGTCCAGCCGCGGGTTGAGCGGGTGCTGACACAAGCAGAACAGGACCAGCTGACTCCCGATCAGGTGCTGGAGACGCTGCGGGATGGCAATCAGCGGTTCACATCGGGGACGCTGACATCCCGAGACCATTCCAAACAAGTCCGTGATGCGGCGCTGGGGCAGTTTCCTAAAGCTGTGATTTTGTCGTGCGTCGACTCGCGGATTCCGGTGGAAGATGTGTTTGATCGTGGAATCGGCGATATTTTTGTAGCGCGGGTCGCCGGCAATTTTGAAAACACCGACATCCTCGGCAGCATGGAGTTTGCCTGTAAGGTTTCCGGCGCGAAACTCGTATTTGTCTTAGGGCACGAATCGTGCGGCGCGGTGCGGGGGGCGATCGACGGAGTGGAACTGGGCAATATCACAGAGATGCTGGCCAACATCCGCCCGGCGGTCGATCACTTCACCGATTACGAGGGGGACAAAACCAGCAGCAACAAGGAGTTTGTCCAAATGGTCGCCAAGCAGAACGTTCGCGAAACGGTCGAAAATATCCGAACATACAGTCCCATTCTGAAACAAATGGAAGCAGATGGTGAGATCAAGATTGTAGGTGGGATCTACGCTATGGAGACTGGTGAAGTTGAAATTCTGCAGGACTGA
- a CDS encoding leucine-rich repeat domain-containing protein: MTGYLIPKHLRKNAYKGATLGSKTFCVMQWAIDSRRVDMTRDDANQADLIASLAKDLIEVVPDPEYGGMLVRSGGPGINVRCPEIGRLEGVTSIELMGTDIDDEGFPYLCHHHGLRKLRYNASHVTAKGLAHAKAWQQLTEVKIQCLPVKGLLDAFAALPQLEILSAIGCELNEHDLECLANCRRLRKLYLSNNPIRCGFRYAANCPQLEFLEAADTELDMEGMQEIAQLNSLRNLSFSHTPIDHDICMEIGSLTRLTRLSLGHTGVPASAATVLNQLPDLTELWWPSTGITMENIQDFASLKNLKELEVPGRPAPAPEIVKALRAALPHCDVNIWWPDAS, translated from the coding sequence ATGACTGGCTATTTGATCCCGAAACACCTCCGGAAGAACGCCTACAAAGGCGCAACCCTTGGCTCGAAGACGTTCTGCGTGATGCAATGGGCAATTGATTCAAGGAGAGTCGACATGACAAGAGATGATGCCAATCAGGCAGACTTAATAGCAAGCTTGGCCAAGGACTTGATCGAAGTGGTGCCGGATCCGGAATACGGCGGCATGCTGGTTCGCAGTGGCGGTCCGGGGATAAATGTCAGATGCCCCGAAATCGGACGGCTCGAGGGTGTGACTTCGATTGAACTCATGGGGACTGACATCGATGACGAGGGGTTCCCCTACCTCTGCCATCATCACGGGCTTCGCAAACTGCGTTACAATGCGAGCCATGTCACCGCAAAAGGTTTGGCCCATGCAAAGGCATGGCAGCAATTGACAGAAGTGAAAATTCAATGTTTACCTGTCAAAGGTTTGTTGGATGCCTTTGCGGCGCTACCACAATTGGAAATTTTATCGGCGATAGGCTGTGAATTGAACGAACACGATCTCGAGTGTTTGGCCAACTGCAGGCGGCTGCGAAAGTTATACCTCTCGAATAACCCCATCCGCTGTGGATTTCGCTACGCCGCGAATTGCCCACAACTGGAATTCCTAGAGGCTGCGGACACCGAATTGGACATGGAAGGCATGCAGGAAATTGCGCAACTTAACTCACTGCGCAATCTGAGCTTCAGTCATACCCCCATCGACCATGATATATGCATGGAGATCGGTTCGTTGACTCGTCTGACTCGGCTCAGTCTTGGTCATACGGGTGTCCCCGCTTCGGCAGCGACCGTTTTGAACCAGCTTCCGGACCTGACCGAGCTGTGGTGGCCCAGCACGGGGATCACGATGGAGAACATCCAAGATTTCGCGAGTTTAAAGAACCTCAAAGAACTCGAAGTCCCCGGCAGGCCGGCGCCGGCTCCGGAAATCGTCAAGGCCCTACGCGCCGCGCTGCCGCATTGTGACGTCAACATCTGGTGGCCAGATGCCTCCTGA
- a CDS encoding SpoIIE family protein phosphatase has translation MDLRRNHWDHQHGIWGGEAIAVGVLKMLEGDVPGRIVVLNHEKMVLGRHPNCEIVLDNAAVSRRHAQFLENHGTYFVEDLQSRNGTIVNGERIEGRTQLQDTDLVKICNVVLRFHAVMPPTVDPGTITVPGDTHPISPDTAHVKPGVGQTTASLPPVPMDDSNAAVISSMDASSVTHISLKVQPEAKLAAVLAISRDLGGALEVDEVLPRILDSLFQIFPQADRGVVLLNDNEADKLVVKASKTRHHHEDDIVEISQTIIQKAVDTGQAFLSADAGTDQRFDSSESISKFRIRSLMCAPLVGQDGTRLGVLQIDSKTSAPGFIADDLELLIAVACQAAVVVEKAVLYHRAETLRDLERELNFATQIQLGFLPTERPHIDGYEFFHYYEAAQSVGGDFFDYVTLRNGKIAITLGDVAGKGVPAALMMARLYADARYHLLMEQTAGGALTKLNDDVVRGGHGHRFVTYAAAILDPQAHQLTIANAGHLPPLLKKADQTVERMGVDHANLPLGVDGSLEFEEAVFDLDPGDAIVLYTDGVTEATNAANDLYGMQRLIKCIADAPTGIGELGERLIADVEEFCGGRAQRDDICLLGLRRLQV, from the coding sequence TTGGATCTGCGACGGAATCACTGGGATCACCAGCATGGTATCTGGGGTGGGGAGGCGATTGCGGTGGGGGTACTCAAAATGCTTGAGGGGGATGTCCCCGGACGCATTGTCGTGCTCAATCATGAAAAGATGGTGCTCGGGCGCCATCCCAACTGCGAAATTGTCCTGGACAATGCCGCGGTTAGCCGTCGCCATGCGCAGTTCCTGGAGAACCACGGTACCTATTTTGTCGAAGACCTGCAAAGCCGCAACGGCACGATCGTCAACGGCGAACGGATCGAGGGCCGCACGCAACTGCAGGATACGGATCTGGTCAAAATCTGCAACGTGGTGCTGCGATTCCATGCGGTAATGCCGCCGACCGTTGATCCAGGGACGATCACTGTTCCCGGCGACACCCATCCCATCAGCCCAGACACCGCTCACGTCAAGCCGGGGGTGGGACAGACGACGGCATCTTTGCCGCCGGTGCCGATGGACGATTCCAATGCCGCCGTGATTTCGTCGATGGATGCTTCGTCGGTTACGCACATCAGCCTCAAAGTACAACCCGAGGCCAAGCTGGCAGCCGTGTTGGCCATTAGCCGCGATCTGGGGGGAGCACTCGAAGTGGACGAGGTGCTGCCGCGGATCCTCGACAGCCTGTTTCAGATTTTCCCTCAAGCGGATCGCGGTGTCGTCTTGCTGAACGACAACGAGGCCGACAAATTAGTCGTCAAAGCCTCCAAAACACGACACCACCACGAAGACGACATTGTTGAGATCAGCCAAACGATCATCCAAAAAGCGGTCGACACGGGACAGGCGTTTCTCAGCGCCGACGCGGGGACCGATCAACGGTTCGACAGTAGCGAAAGCATCTCCAAATTTCGCATTCGCTCGCTGATGTGCGCGCCACTCGTCGGTCAGGACGGAACACGGTTAGGCGTCCTCCAAATCGATTCCAAAACCTCAGCCCCGGGATTCATTGCTGACGACTTGGAGCTGCTCATCGCCGTCGCCTGCCAAGCCGCAGTCGTCGTCGAAAAAGCTGTGCTCTATCATCGGGCCGAAACACTCCGCGACCTCGAACGGGAACTGAACTTCGCCACCCAGATTCAGCTGGGATTTCTGCCCACCGAACGGCCACACATTGATGGCTACGAATTTTTTCATTACTACGAAGCTGCGCAAAGCGTGGGCGGCGACTTCTTTGACTATGTGACTTTGCGAAACGGAAAAATCGCAATCACACTCGGCGACGTTGCCGGTAAGGGAGTCCCCGCTGCATTGATGATGGCGCGGTTATATGCCGATGCCCGCTACCATTTATTGATGGAACAAACCGCCGGCGGGGCGCTCACCAAACTCAACGACGATGTGGTCCGCGGCGGACATGGACACCGCTTCGTGACCTACGCTGCGGCAATACTCGATCCCCAGGCGCATCAACTCACGATTGCGAACGCAGGCCATTTGCCGCCGCTGCTCAAAAAGGCCGATCAAACGGTCGAACGCATGGGCGTCGATCACGCCAACTTGCCACTGGGAGTCGATGGGAGCCTGGAATTTGAAGAGGCCGTCTTCGACTTGGACCCCGGCGATGCGATCGTGCTCTACACCGACGGCGTCACCGAAGCCACCAACGCCGCCAATGATTTGTATGGCATGCAACGATTGATAAAATGCATTGCCGACGCGCCGACAGGCATTGGTGAACTGGGGGAACGACTCATCGCCGACGTTGAGGAATTTTGTGGAGGACGCGCCCAGCGTGACGACATCTGTCTGCTTGGGCTCCGCCGACTGCAAGTCTAA
- a CDS encoding YheT family hydrolase — protein sequence MPTLIIPEFIPHPVLKGGHAQTLAGTFLPGSKFVYSATQHRLDLPDGDALILHDDQPETWNNGNRAVLMLHGLAGCYESPYMIRIAGKLNSAGARVFRMDHRDCGAGAGLAVQPYNAGRSDDALAALKEVIRLCPNSPVAIVGFSLSANIVLKLLGEDPAILPPELDRGMAVNPPIDLLHSVKALDLPLGRLYDRHFMGLLIAQVMQRNLRLEGKHFEFPRKPRRLMEFDDWYTAPLSGYGNVTNYYARCSASQFIPNIGLKTLVLTSGDDPLVPADQFENVQLPPSVQLHIARSGGHMGYMSKNGNDPDRRWLDWRVVDWVMH from the coding sequence ATGCCGACACTCATTATCCCAGAATTCATACCCCACCCCGTGCTCAAAGGTGGACATGCTCAAACCTTGGCAGGTACCTTCTTGCCGGGCAGCAAATTTGTCTATAGCGCGACACAACACCGGCTCGATTTGCCCGATGGAGACGCGCTGATTCTGCACGATGACCAACCGGAAACTTGGAACAATGGCAACCGGGCGGTGTTGATGCTGCACGGGCTGGCTGGCTGCTACGAAAGCCCGTACATGATTCGCATCGCCGGAAAACTCAATTCCGCCGGCGCGCGGGTCTTTCGCATGGACCATCGCGACTGCGGCGCCGGCGCTGGACTGGCCGTACAACCCTACAATGCCGGTCGGTCTGACGACGCACTGGCTGCGCTCAAAGAAGTGATCCGCCTCTGCCCCAATTCCCCCGTAGCGATCGTCGGCTTTTCACTCAGCGCAAATATTGTGCTCAAATTGCTGGGAGAAGACCCTGCGATTTTGCCGCCCGAACTTGATCGCGGTATGGCCGTCAATCCTCCGATTGATTTGCTCCACAGCGTTAAAGCGCTCGACCTGCCGCTCGGCCGACTGTACGACCGGCACTTTATGGGTTTGCTGATTGCACAAGTCATGCAACGCAACCTGCGGCTTGAGGGGAAACATTTTGAATTTCCCCGCAAACCGCGACGGTTGATGGAATTCGACGACTGGTACACTGCCCCGCTATCGGGCTACGGCAACGTGACCAACTATTACGCCCGTTGCAGCGCCTCGCAATTCATCCCCAACATCGGCCTCAAAACCTTGGTGCTCACCTCCGGCGACGACCCACTCGTCCCCGCCGATCAATTCGAAAACGTGCAGCTCCCCCCCTCCGTGCAATTGCACATTGCCCGTTCGGGTGGCCACATGGGTTATATGTCGAAAAACGGCAACGACCCCGACCGCCGTTGGCTCGACTGGCGGGTTGTGGATTGGGTCATGCACTGA
- a CDS encoding RHS repeat-associated core domain-containing protein translates to MYDPSTGRFNRLDPFAGNVHDPQSLHKYAYVHGDPVTNIDPTGQVSVPAVHSLLTRLTIGADPLVKGVGHHWIPQSVYNALFEIKLISDEALAVFEKGTRATLNYSHGYDTWNGVTHARYNEAIDAVLRKFVDVSSGSPIDGDDAKKLLIWIRTGMEFDNKSGLSATTMGLIRNDDTIIDLIRDAQKWRKGFMRSVTIAHTAKRIAKERGINITKEQLKLIAKRRVNQDTSVKLAGNARKLSNAIDDLARTNPRRWAGLLGSAARNILPAIGAWYALSNFRRGNAGQGFAPGGGFLAGINEVGRGQFMGELLIEPGLKFAGQGVHDWLFDPETPPEERLQRRNPWLEDVLRDAMGN, encoded by the coding sequence ATGTACGACCCCAGCACCGGCCGTTTCAACCGCCTGGACCCGTTCGCGGGGAACGTTCACGATCCGCAGAGTTTGCATAAATATGCGTATGTGCATGGGGACCCGGTGACGAATATTGACCCGACGGGCCAAGTCTCTGTACCAGCCGTGCATTCATTGTTAACGCGGCTGACTATTGGTGCTGATCCATTAGTAAAGGGGGTTGGGCACCATTGGATTCCGCAAAGCGTATATAATGCGTTGTTTGAGATAAAGCTGATATCCGACGAAGCTTTAGCTGTCTTCGAAAAGGGGACACGAGCAACACTCAATTACTCTCACGGATACGATACATGGAACGGCGTCACGCACGCTCGCTATAATGAAGCTATTGATGCTGTGCTACGGAAGTTTGTGGACGTATCATCCGGATCTCCCATAGACGGGGATGATGCCAAAAAACTCTTGATTTGGATTCGTACTGGAATGGAGTTTGACAATAAATCGGGACTGAGTGCTACGACAATGGGGCTGATTCGCAACGATGACACAATAATCGATCTGATTCGCGATGCACAAAAATGGCGTAAAGGTTTCATGCGGAGTGTTACAATCGCCCACACCGCTAAAAGGATTGCAAAAGAAAGGGGGATTAATATTACTAAGGAGCAACTCAAGTTGATTGCAAAGCGCCGGGTCAACCAAGACACGTCGGTCAAATTGGCAGGCAATGCCAGGAAGCTAAGTAACGCGATCGATGATCTCGCCAGAACCAATCCGCGTCGCTGGGCGGGATTGCTCGGCAGTGCTGCCCGTAACATCTTACCCGCAATCGGAGCGTGGTATGCCCTGAGCAACTTTCGACGTGGTAATGCTGGTCAGGGTTTTGCGCCTGGTGGCGGATTTTTGGCAGGAATCAACGAAGTGGGCCGCGGTCAGTTCATGGGAGAGTTACTTATTGAGCCGGGGCTCAAGTTTGCCGGGCAGGGTGTACATGACTGGCTATTTGATCCCGAAACACCTCCGGAAGAACGCCTACAAAGGCGCAACCCTTGGCTCGAAGACGTTCTGCGTGATGCAATGGGCAATTGA